One segment of Pseudobacteriovorax antillogorgiicola DNA contains the following:
- a CDS encoding nuclear transport factor 2 family protein, with translation MEFKTALEQFLDAISKKQMATIRKFLPKSGPMAGIMCDGTILDTVEDFLEFFDDWFEDDQWSITHDLVFVEESSEMAYGVTEGDYFDKDDDGEPYSLSLITTCIMRNIEGQWIVTLFQQTEANLDD, from the coding sequence ATGGAATTCAAAACTGCACTAGAACAATTTCTCGATGCCATAAGCAAAAAGCAGATGGCGACAATCAGAAAATTTTTACCCAAATCGGGACCCATGGCAGGGATCATGTGCGATGGCACGATCTTAGACACCGTTGAGGATTTTCTTGAGTTTTTTGACGATTGGTTCGAAGACGATCAATGGTCGATCACCCACGACCTAGTATTTGTTGAAGAGTCTTCAGAGATGGCATATGGCGTTACGGAAGGTGACTATTTCGACAAGGATGATGATGGAGAACCATACAGCCTTAGCCTTATCACAACCTGCATCATGAGAAACATCGAAGGCCAGTGGATCGTAACTCTGTTTCAGCAAACTGAAGCGAACCTTGACGACTAG
- a CDS encoding YaiI/YqxD family protein: MTRIWIDADACPAQVKEIVFKAMERTQTPVTMVANSQMRIPKSPLAALVVVDKGADVADAYIVENCKPIDLVITADIPLADLIVQKGAAAINPRGKVYTEASIKEALSMRNFMDDLRSTGMISGGPAPLGAKDIQAFANGFDKLLTQTLRR; this comes from the coding sequence TTGACACGAATTTGGATTGATGCGGACGCATGTCCCGCTCAAGTGAAAGAGATTGTTTTTAAAGCTATGGAGCGCACCCAAACTCCTGTTACGATGGTTGCTAATAGCCAGATGCGGATCCCCAAAAGCCCATTAGCAGCTCTTGTGGTGGTGGATAAGGGAGCCGATGTTGCTGATGCTTATATTGTGGAGAACTGTAAGCCCATCGACCTTGTGATCACGGCCGATATTCCTTTGGCAGATCTGATCGTTCAGAAGGGGGCTGCTGCTATCAATCCCCGTGGCAAGGTCTATACCGAAGCCAGCATTAAGGAAGCTTTATCGATGAGGAACTTCATGGATGATTTGCGTTCAACGGGAATGATTTCAGGGGGACCGGCACCCCTAGGTGCGAAAGATATCCAGGCTTTCGCAAATGGTTTTGATAAACTACTAACGCAAACCTTACGCCGCTAA
- a CDS encoding PP2C family protein-serine/threonine phosphatase, translated as MAIIPNDLIALYELFASFESAALFTDDLIEELPLICILTNVEGQIIRINSYGEEYFYRKKYDVVGTNLTQLVSENARQSFSDYIEGLKHDPSLSLSYIEQNEEEYINWKSLVIRSPNARTPIVVVLGDDVTETVTLKSSVLSARTVQKALLPVSFEVEGVTLRWVYESAEATGGDWFDYLFDEERNRLIVCIADVNGHGTAAAMVTGCVAGLFRGVLKTLLAPEFDGKRLDLFASSLNNGIYDILQRANRLLTLAIIEIDLNTGDGHYVSCGHPRVMLFGKNKVKGLLNRNGPIGVTENQKFQGTAFHLPEDESLFLYTDGLIENEDISGKRLTSRDLRLILGGRNVPDLKYNKLRHFVKSLDCVSPFNDDVAFVIVTRDPKEGG; from the coding sequence ATGGCTATTATTCCAAATGACTTAATTGCACTTTATGAACTATTTGCCTCGTTCGAATCAGCGGCGCTATTCACTGATGACCTCATAGAAGAGTTGCCACTGATTTGTATTCTAACCAATGTGGAAGGGCAGATCATTCGAATTAATAGCTATGGTGAGGAGTACTTCTATCGTAAAAAATATGACGTTGTCGGCACAAACCTTACTCAATTGGTCTCCGAAAATGCGCGGCAGAGTTTCTCTGATTATATCGAAGGCTTGAAACATGATCCCAGCCTCAGCCTATCTTACATTGAGCAAAACGAAGAGGAATATATCAACTGGAAATCTCTGGTAATACGTAGCCCGAACGCTCGAACGCCTATCGTTGTAGTCTTGGGAGATGATGTAACGGAAACGGTGACCCTAAAATCTAGTGTTCTCAGCGCTCGAACGGTTCAAAAAGCTCTATTACCCGTATCTTTCGAAGTTGAAGGGGTTACCCTTCGTTGGGTTTATGAATCTGCTGAAGCTACCGGTGGCGACTGGTTTGACTATCTTTTTGATGAAGAACGGAATCGCCTGATTGTGTGTATTGCAGATGTTAATGGTCATGGAACCGCGGCAGCGATGGTTACTGGCTGTGTCGCTGGCTTATTTCGTGGGGTATTGAAAACACTTCTAGCGCCGGAGTTTGATGGCAAACGTTTGGATTTGTTTGCAAGCAGTTTGAACAATGGGATCTACGATATCCTGCAAAGAGCCAATCGCTTACTGACCCTGGCAATCATCGAAATTGATCTTAACACTGGTGATGGTCACTACGTGAGCTGTGGTCATCCCCGTGTGATGCTCTTTGGTAAAAACAAAGTAAAAGGACTACTGAATCGAAATGGGCCCATTGGTGTGACCGAGAACCAAAAGTTCCAGGGTACTGCCTTCCATTTGCCCGAGGACGAGTCACTTTTTCTTTATACGGATGGACTCATAGAAAATGAAGATATCAGTGGCAAGCGTTTGACCTCTCGTGACCTGCGTTTGATTCTAGGCGGTCGCAATGTGCCTGATCTCAAATACAATAAATTGCGCCACTTCGTGAAGAGTCTGGACTGTGTGAGCCCTTTCAATGATGATGTGGCTTTTGTTATCGTAACCCGAGATCCAAAGGAAGGTGGGTAA
- a CDS encoding delta-class carbonic anhydrase, translating into MFGKTVLVGFGLILASGGWAADEKADGSCEGAGPQSPRDITIEKGSNSSRWAFAPEYKDMNLCNIHFHRFAEHKSPAFGRLGGEDENRGYICENTRPKLKLSERSEDGKGCKGVIAGDTVEVHWVFSSCNVKPGATLNSCFNPKCKNPTLRVEARVFYLTDGKAGELDFANYDVKGNQPKSLPKSKELVRYLGSTTGPKYTEESCSPFQVSWSVGAECSPLSMASLDRWCENNVFKEDHAHGVRNIVRKEELLSPIN; encoded by the coding sequence ATGTTTGGAAAGACGGTACTTGTTGGATTTGGGTTGATTTTAGCGAGTGGGGGATGGGCTGCAGACGAAAAGGCAGATGGCTCCTGTGAGGGTGCTGGGCCCCAGTCACCGCGGGACATTACCATTGAGAAAGGGAGCAATTCTAGCCGGTGGGCCTTTGCACCAGAATATAAAGATATGAATCTCTGTAACATTCACTTCCATCGTTTTGCCGAGCATAAATCACCCGCATTTGGAAGGCTCGGTGGCGAAGATGAGAATCGCGGCTATATCTGTGAAAACACGCGTCCTAAGCTCAAGCTGTCAGAGAGAAGCGAGGATGGCAAAGGTTGCAAAGGTGTGATTGCTGGTGACACGGTTGAAGTTCACTGGGTCTTTAGCTCCTGTAATGTCAAGCCTGGTGCGACTCTTAACTCTTGTTTCAATCCAAAGTGTAAGAACCCCACCCTACGGGTTGAAGCGCGAGTCTTTTATCTCACCGATGGAAAAGCCGGGGAGCTAGACTTCGCCAACTATGATGTCAAGGGCAATCAGCCCAAGAGTCTTCCAAAATCCAAGGAATTGGTGCGTTACCTTGGTTCAACGACTGGTCCGAAGTATACAGAAGAGTCATGTTCGCCATTTCAGGTGAGCTGGAGTGTAGGTGCCGAGTGTTCGCCTTTGAGCATGGCTAGTCTGGATCGATGGTGTGAAAATAACGTATTTAAAGAGGATCACGCCCACGGTGTGAGAAACATCGTACGCAAGGAAGAGCTTCTTTCGCCGATTAATTAA
- a CDS encoding transporter substrate-binding domain-containing protein: MIRRLISFCFLLVALAIPAQADTLKDIQSKGVIKVGMEPGFLPFEMRTKSGEYVGFDIEMMNAFAKFLGVKTEFISTKWDGIIPGLMAKKYDVVVSGMTITPARRKAVLFSEPYYKAGLKVLMRPELAKTVRNLKDLDQKKHKIVVKLGTTGDIFVGKSISKAKVRKLDSEADAAQSVLLGRMDAFIYDKPYLELYAESKKGKVSLMPDVLSEEYFGLAARKQDQSLVTKFNEFLAKWKADKTGGYDYTYKKIFIDMTWKSKFPNLF; encoded by the coding sequence ATGATTCGTCGACTGATAAGTTTTTGTTTTCTTCTTGTGGCCCTCGCGATTCCAGCACAAGCTGACACCTTAAAGGACATCCAGTCAAAGGGTGTCATTAAAGTCGGTATGGAACCGGGGTTTTTGCCCTTTGAAATGCGAACCAAATCTGGTGAGTATGTTGGCTTTGACATAGAAATGATGAACGCCTTCGCCAAATTCTTGGGGGTTAAGACAGAGTTTATCAGCACCAAGTGGGATGGAATTATTCCCGGTTTGATGGCGAAAAAATATGATGTTGTGGTGTCGGGTATGACGATCACCCCAGCAAGACGTAAGGCAGTTCTGTTTAGCGAGCCCTATTATAAGGCTGGTTTGAAGGTGCTCATGCGGCCTGAATTAGCGAAGACGGTGCGCAATCTAAAGGATCTGGATCAAAAGAAGCATAAGATTGTTGTGAAGCTTGGTACCACAGGCGATATTTTTGTTGGTAAGAGTATCAGCAAAGCCAAGGTTCGTAAATTAGATAGTGAGGCTGATGCAGCGCAGTCGGTATTGCTGGGGCGAATGGATGCCTTCATCTATGACAAGCCCTATCTCGAACTATATGCCGAAAGCAAGAAAGGAAAAGTTTCACTGATGCCGGATGTTTTGTCAGAAGAGTACTTCGGGTTGGCAGCTAGAAAGCAGGACCAGAGTCTCGTGACAAAGTTTAATGAATTTCTCGCTAAATGGAAGGCTGATAAAACCGGCGGCTACGATTATACCTATAAAAAAATCTTCATTGATATGACTTGGAAGTCAAAGTTTCCTAATTTATTCTAA
- a CDS encoding 7TM diverse intracellular signaling domain-containing protein, with protein sequence MNIVFRCFVCTLVLAELSLAENQSNTPGVLDLRGHDWQKNDLLAISENWHYYDKQLIDSSSLNQASDPETVDAQVVMADVTPGGIDGYGTLHLRVILDAPRQLTFWTAEIFSSHKIIVDDVILSEGGIVGTSATEEVPGQRESLLTFTPKQATFDIFIQNSNFATHRRFSALETYLGLEPAIIKKRKGDIITDAFLVGAIVMMGFYHLILYLLRREERAPLWFGLFCLIIGVRTFVRSNGLWHHHVFETPDIIWSSKVEYMTFGLGVLTFIRFFNLLYNKEVWRWIVQLGVWTSLAFTALALVTSPKIFGQSLPYFQLVVVFILLSVVTALVNVVRKKRDGSLIFLVGFSALGFGVVNDILLSQNSAAINATIVHWGLLGFILSQSAILSKRFAADYRQLRVAEGKIRVLNENLERKVEERTQTIRTIYDNVKTGFLRVDHDGHVLEGFTASCDDLFHKKVESGTSLATILELDPRETEHFSLAITQIFDDMLPEEAALSQVARRYILHHGAVDLEGAVIRDGENSVESILYSVSDAGPVLRAEKEAHLNQCLLKIVREKEAFKSFVIDAEERVDLACSHLKDKDRSHFKMVLHTLKGNFYSFGLEDIGSYIHELESLLHPHVDDVREIQSMLQSFMNKHAEVIGLDGKLHGEKSYALSEGSIALLRDRLEAEKADVKIIKIVDYWLKDIQKVTAFSLLSHFREVVKHLALQLGKEVDFKIIGGDILVDPQLVQNIIHNLIHLVRNALDHGIEFPDERGDKAPVGSLTIKVEQHDDEIRLVVEDDGKGLDQEKIKSKAIGRGLMSQLELDKMNEDEILKLIFDNGFSTRDRVTEISGRGFGMGALLTAVQEIGGDIQVASTRGQGTRFTLKLHQDGMKLKSA encoded by the coding sequence ATGAACATTGTCTTTCGATGCTTTGTTTGTACCCTGGTACTTGCAGAGCTGTCATTAGCAGAAAATCAAAGCAACACTCCAGGTGTCCTCGATCTACGGGGGCATGACTGGCAAAAAAATGATTTGCTTGCGATCTCTGAGAATTGGCATTACTACGACAAGCAGCTCATCGATTCAAGTAGTCTTAACCAGGCTAGCGACCCTGAAACTGTAGATGCCCAGGTTGTGATGGCTGATGTGACTCCCGGTGGGATTGATGGCTATGGGACACTTCACCTTAGAGTAATCTTGGATGCACCACGCCAACTCACATTTTGGACTGCTGAAATTTTCTCTAGTCATAAAATTATAGTCGATGATGTGATCTTGAGTGAGGGCGGCATTGTAGGAACCTCAGCCACCGAGGAAGTGCCTGGGCAGCGGGAGTCCTTGTTGACTTTTACTCCGAAGCAGGCCACCTTCGATATTTTTATCCAGAACTCTAATTTTGCGACTCATAGGCGCTTCTCAGCTTTGGAAACTTACTTAGGTCTTGAGCCAGCGATCATCAAGAAGCGGAAGGGCGATATCATCACCGATGCATTCTTGGTCGGTGCGATTGTGATGATGGGTTTTTATCATCTGATCCTGTACCTTTTGAGGCGTGAAGAACGGGCACCCCTTTGGTTTGGTCTTTTCTGCTTGATTATCGGCGTCCGTACATTTGTCCGTTCTAATGGGCTTTGGCACCACCATGTATTCGAGACTCCTGATATCATCTGGAGTTCGAAGGTTGAATACATGACTTTTGGACTCGGAGTACTTACCTTTATAAGATTTTTTAACCTGTTATATAATAAGGAAGTCTGGCGCTGGATCGTTCAGCTCGGTGTATGGACGTCGTTGGCTTTTACAGCCTTGGCCTTAGTCACCTCGCCAAAGATATTTGGTCAATCCCTCCCTTACTTTCAACTGGTTGTTGTGTTTATTCTACTAAGCGTTGTGACAGCCCTGGTTAATGTGGTGAGAAAGAAACGAGATGGTAGCCTGATATTCCTCGTGGGTTTCAGTGCCTTGGGCTTCGGAGTCGTCAACGACATTCTTCTATCTCAAAATAGTGCCGCCATCAATGCAACAATTGTTCATTGGGGACTCCTTGGTTTTATCCTTTCTCAGTCAGCTATTCTATCCAAGCGCTTTGCTGCTGACTACCGGCAGCTACGGGTCGCCGAGGGAAAAATTAGAGTCTTAAACGAGAATCTAGAGCGCAAGGTCGAAGAGAGAACCCAAACGATCCGGACCATATATGATAACGTCAAGACAGGCTTCTTACGGGTTGATCATGATGGACACGTCCTTGAAGGTTTCACTGCATCTTGCGATGACCTTTTCCACAAAAAAGTGGAATCCGGAACCAGCCTTGCTACGATCTTAGAACTCGATCCGCGAGAAACAGAACATTTTAGTCTTGCGATAACCCAAATATTTGATGATATGCTCCCTGAAGAGGCAGCATTGAGTCAGGTTGCACGTCGCTATATTCTGCACCACGGGGCCGTCGACTTAGAAGGAGCGGTCATTCGTGACGGGGAAAATAGCGTCGAATCGATTCTCTATAGCGTGTCTGATGCTGGTCCGGTGCTTCGTGCCGAGAAAGAAGCCCATTTGAATCAATGCCTCTTGAAAATCGTGCGGGAAAAGGAAGCCTTCAAATCGTTCGTAATCGATGCTGAGGAACGGGTTGATCTAGCCTGTAGTCATCTGAAGGATAAAGATCGTAGCCATTTCAAAATGGTTCTTCATACACTTAAGGGTAACTTTTACTCGTTCGGCTTGGAAGATATAGGGTCATATATCCACGAGCTTGAAAGTCTGCTCCATCCTCATGTGGATGACGTCCGTGAAATCCAATCCATGTTACAAAGCTTTATGAATAAGCATGCAGAAGTGATAGGCTTGGATGGCAAGCTTCACGGTGAAAAATCCTATGCCCTATCGGAAGGAAGTATTGCGCTTTTACGTGATCGTCTCGAAGCAGAAAAGGCCGACGTCAAAATTATCAAGATTGTGGATTACTGGTTGAAAGACATCCAGAAAGTAACGGCTTTCTCTCTGCTTTCTCATTTTAGAGAGGTGGTGAAACACCTCGCTTTGCAGCTGGGTAAAGAGGTTGACTTCAAAATTATCGGTGGCGATATTCTCGTCGACCCCCAGCTAGTACAGAATATTATTCATAATCTGATTCATCTAGTGCGGAATGCTTTGGATCATGGCATCGAATTTCCTGATGAGCGCGGCGACAAGGCACCTGTTGGCAGTCTAACTATCAAAGTCGAACAACACGACGACGAGATTCGGCTGGTAGTGGAAGACGATGGCAAGGGCCTCGATCAAGAGAAAATTAAAAGCAAAGCTATAGGTAGAGGGCTGATGTCCCAGCTTGAATTGGATAAAATGAACGAAGATGAAATTCTCAAATTGATATTTGACAATGGTTTTTCAACCCGCGATCGCGTGACCGAGATCTCAGGCCGTGGGTTTGGTATGGGAGCATTACTAACTGCAGTGCAAGAGATTGGAGGAGATATCCAAGTGGCCTCGACAAGAGGGCAGGGAACTCGCTTCACTCTGAAGCTGCACCAAGATGGCATGAAGTTAAAGTCAGCGTAA
- a CDS encoding amino acid ABC transporter ATP-binding protein codes for MSQTIVEFKEVFKSFPSEKGPVEVLKDINFKVKEGQVVCLIGPSGGGKSTCLRSINALETIDRGDIEVCGIHYGTTKRPIHKVRQNTAMVFQRFELFPHLTAQENVALGIRKVKGLSKKNSMARASDLLIRVGLTDHQHKYPDSLSGGQQQRVGIARALALEPKVLLCDEPTSALDPELVDDVCDVLVDVAKSGITMIIVTHEMSFVKKISDWTLFLEHGTILEQGPTQELFASPKTERLQQFLNKVHT; via the coding sequence ATGAGTCAAACCATTGTTGAGTTCAAGGAAGTCTTCAAGAGCTTTCCATCGGAGAAAGGGCCTGTAGAAGTTCTAAAAGATATTAACTTCAAGGTGAAAGAAGGTCAGGTTGTATGCCTCATAGGGCCATCAGGTGGTGGTAAAAGCACCTGCCTTCGTAGTATCAATGCTTTGGAAACTATCGATCGCGGAGATATCGAGGTTTGTGGTATTCACTATGGCACAACTAAACGCCCAATTCACAAAGTCCGTCAGAACACGGCGATGGTGTTTCAGAGGTTCGAGCTTTTTCCCCACCTCACAGCCCAAGAGAACGTGGCTTTGGGCATTCGTAAGGTAAAAGGGCTTAGTAAGAAAAACTCTATGGCTAGAGCTTCCGATTTGCTGATTCGAGTCGGCCTTACGGATCATCAACATAAGTATCCTGATTCATTGTCAGGTGGTCAGCAGCAACGGGTGGGCATTGCACGGGCTTTGGCTCTAGAGCCAAAGGTTTTACTTTGCGATGAGCCGACTAGCGCTCTCGATCCTGAGCTGGTGGACGACGTATGTGATGTTTTGGTTGATGTCGCAAAGTCCGGCATTACCATGATTATCGTGACCCACGAGATGAGCTTCGTTAAGAAAATCTCAGATTGGACCCTGTTTTTGGAACATGGGACAATTTTAGAGCAGGGACCGACTCAGGAATTATTTGCGTCTCCAAAAACGGAGCGTTTGCAACAGTTCCTTAACAAAGTCCACACCTAA
- a CDS encoding response regulator, which produces MATKVLIVDDSKTARKEVVRVVHNHGILTIEAQNGKEALAKLEEKEDIKLVFCDVNMPEMNGIEFLEAVKKQDKFQNLPVVMLTSEATQDVMKRAKELGVTGWIIKPADPKTVNTLLDTFCA; this is translated from the coding sequence ATGGCTACAAAAGTTCTTATCGTTGATGATTCAAAAACTGCACGAAAAGAAGTTGTTCGGGTTGTTCACAACCATGGTATCCTCACCATCGAAGCTCAAAATGGCAAGGAAGCCCTTGCCAAACTGGAAGAAAAGGAAGACATCAAGCTCGTCTTTTGCGACGTAAACATGCCCGAAATGAATGGCATTGAGTTTCTTGAGGCTGTAAAAAAACAGGACAAATTCCAAAATCTACCCGTTGTTATGCTAACAAGCGAAGCAACTCAAGACGTGATGAAACGAGCCAAAGAGTTGGGAGTCACAGGCTGGATCATCAAACCAGCAGACCCCAAGACGGTGAACACCCTACTCGATACATTTTGCGCATAA
- a CDS encoding amino acid ABC transporter permease, whose product MGSAIGFLVYSFWNLDYDWEFGFLWDYIWLSESGKPGIILQGLWGTIYISVISIVMGSIMGVLLGLALLSQEPVTRRVAVFYVDVFRNTPVLVQLYVIYFIVGTALELEPETAGVLTLSLFCSAYVGDIFRGTIQEFEKGQVDAAKSMGLTSIQIAGSVIAPQALRRMLPPLVGQFVSLVKDSSLVSVISVADLTKSALNVVSVSFRSFETWFVVAVIYFALNYILSSYGRYLERKLRVA is encoded by the coding sequence GTGGGTTCAGCCATCGGCTTTCTTGTCTATAGTTTCTGGAATCTGGACTACGATTGGGAGTTCGGATTTTTGTGGGATTATATTTGGCTTTCGGAGTCTGGTAAGCCAGGGATTATCCTACAGGGGCTTTGGGGCACCATATATATTAGCGTGATCAGTATCGTGATGGGCTCAATCATGGGAGTCCTTCTCGGGCTGGCTTTGCTGAGCCAGGAGCCCGTAACTCGTCGGGTCGCTGTGTTTTATGTGGATGTCTTTCGGAACACGCCCGTATTAGTCCAATTGTATGTGATTTACTTTATTGTGGGCACGGCCTTAGAATTAGAGCCGGAAACCGCCGGTGTTCTGACTTTAAGTCTATTTTGCTCGGCCTATGTTGGCGATATTTTCCGAGGCACGATCCAAGAATTTGAAAAGGGGCAGGTGGATGCTGCGAAAAGTATGGGCCTCACTTCGATACAAATCGCTGGCTCGGTGATTGCTCCTCAAGCGCTGCGCCGGATGCTGCCACCACTGGTTGGGCAGTTTGTAAGTTTGGTGAAAGACTCGTCTCTTGTATCGGTTATTTCTGTAGCTGATCTAACCAAATCGGCTCTCAATGTAGTTTCGGTTAGCTTTCGCAGCTTTGAAACCTGGTTCGTCGTTGCTGTGATTTACTTTGCACTCAACTATATATTGAGTAGCTACGGTCGTTATTTAGAAAGAAAGTTAAGGGTGGCATGA